A stretch of DNA from Variovorax paradoxus:
GCGCAGGAGACACGCGATGAACACTTCCACCCCTGCCGCGCCGGTTGCGCCGGACGCGCCGGACGCGCCGGCCACGGTCGATCCGCGCCGCTTCACAAGCTTTGCCGAGTTCTATCCCTTCTATCTGACCGAGCACGCCAACGTCACCTGCCGGCGGCTGCATTTCGCGGGCTCGACGATTTCGCTGCTATGCCTCGTGGCCCTGGTAGTCACGCTGAATCCGTGGTGGCTGCTGGCCGGGCTCGTGGCGGGCTACGGCTTCGCCTGGGTCGGGCATTTCGGCTTCGAGAAGAACAGGCCGGCCTCGTTCAAGCGCCCGCTGTATTCCTTCATGGGCGACTGGGCGATGTACCGGGACATCTGGGCCGGGCGCGTCAAGATCTGACGTTCCTGGATTTCTAGATCAGCAGCACGTCGCCCAGCCGCAACGTGTGCAGTGGGCCCTTCTGCCACAGGTCTTCGAGCGGCTCGGCGCGCGGCATCAGCAGCTCGCGCAGCAGCGGCTCGATGGGCGTCGACGGGTCGGCCAGCAGCACGTAGCGCGGGTCTTCGTTGGCGGACTCCTCCGCCAGCGGCGCGATCCAGTCGAGCCGCACCAGCGTGTCGATCACCGGCACCAATTGCAGCCCGTCGACCCGCATGCGCGCCAGCAGCTCGCTCGCGCCCATGCCCTTGGCGGGCGAGGCCTGCGCGCGCGCCAGGTGCTGCAGCACTTCCATCGCGAGCTGCATCGGCCAGCCCGCCGCGCCGCCCCGGCGCGCCACGCCCACCAGCAGGCTCGGCAGGTAGGCCGCGATGACGGCGCCCAGCAGCACGATCACCCACGCCACGTAGATCCACACCAGCAGGATCGGGAAGGTGGCAAAGGCGCCGTACAGCACCGAATAGGTCGGCACCAGGCTCAGGTAGTAGCCCAGCACGCGCTTGGCGATCTCGATGGCGGCCGCCACGAAGAGGCCGCCGGCCCAGGCGTGCGA
This window harbors:
- a CDS encoding Mpo1-like protein codes for the protein MNTSTPAAPVAPDAPDAPATVDPRRFTSFAEFYPFYLTEHANVTCRRLHFAGSTISLLCLVALVVTLNPWWLLAGLVAGYGFAWVGHFGFEKNRPASFKRPLYSFMGDWAMYRDIWAGRVKI